TATCTCGCATATTTAAGTCCCTGAGTGCCCGATAGCGAATCGCCCGAAATGGTCCCAGGTCTGTATAGGATACGCCAAAGAGAATTTTAATGAGGCTGGTGGCCAGACGGTTGCCAAAGCGCGCCTGAATCATCAGCGCACCGGGTTCACTATTGCCTAAAACGCGCGAGCCAATCACGAGATCAGCACGGTTTTCCAGGATAGGCGCAATCAGGTCTGGCATTTCGTTGGGGTGATCGCTGTAGTCGCCATCGAGAAAGACGACGATGTCCGGATTATTGGTTGCTGCTATGCCAGCGAGGCAGGCAGAACCGTATCCACGGCGATTTTCTCGAACAATGCGTGCGCCCATTGCGGCGGCTAATTTTGCAGTTTGGTCGGTTGACCCATTATCGACGACGATGATTTCGGTGGGTAAATGACTGGGAATATCGCCAATTACTTTTTCTATAGCATCTTGCTCGTTAAAAACCGGAATAATAACTGAGATGCGTGGAGGGGCGGGCATAGGCTATGTTCTCCTCAAAAGTGATTTATCCATTCACGTCTTTATGAAAGGGATAACTGCCCGTTTTGACTAAAGAGTTTTTTTTCGTATTTTGACAGTATCCAAGATAAAGAGATATTCTGAACTTGTCAGATATTAATATCTCGGGAAGTCGGCTTTTCCCTTGACC
The Gemmatimonadota bacterium genome window above contains:
- a CDS encoding glycosyltransferase family 2 protein translates to MPAPPRISVIIPVFNEQDAIEKVIGDIPSHLPTEIIVVDNGSTDQTAKLAAAMGARIVRENRRGYGSACLAGIAATNNPDIVVFLDGDYSDHPNEMPDLIAPILENRADLVIGSRVLGNSEPGALMIQARFGNRLATSLIKILFGVSYTDLGPFRAIRYRALRDLNMRDKTFGWTVEMQVKAAKQALKIQEMPVSYRKRIGVSKITGTLKGTLKAGWKILFTIFKYWFTK